From the Hordeum vulgare subsp. vulgare chromosome 1H, MorexV3_pseudomolecules_assembly, whole genome shotgun sequence genome, the window tacatacatacatacgcaatacaacatttatttctatttgtttctaagactctctctctctctccaacctTTGTGTTTAACACATAACTCAACATCACACAGATAGGGACACATCTCCAAGATCACCTACGCGAACCTAACGACGTCGGATCGGaacgccgtttgccggaacggaacagggacggcgcgaggaaggagatggccggaggagcccgaggaggggctcatcgacgttgacgagagggcccggtaaagccagagttctcgggaggcggaggtgacggcgaggaggaagacgaggcggtgacggtggtgacgGTGCCGATGAGGTCGTTGCCGGCGAAGAgagtcgccgagaggggccccccggggatggagccgccgacggggaggggcttgGCCGGCgcgggggggcgacgggagaagGAGTGGTCGGCCGACGGGTTCCTGGTGCTGGTCGGCCGGGGGATGGGGAAGGGGCCGACAGGGGATCTAGGGGTTGCGGGATGGGAGGCTCCTCTCGGCTCGAGGTgggaggagccgaggggaggaggggtgctcgtgggggaggggctcggtccCTGGGAGCTGGGAGGCGAGGTGGAAGGCTGAGAGGAGGGAGGGGCAGGGAGCCGCCGGCGGGAGGTCTTGGATCGGGGCCGGCCTCCACGGAGGACGAGGGGGTCAAGGAGTGGGGTGGATGAGGAAGTGTCGGTGGGGGTTGGGGGATAACGAGAGGGAGAGGAGCCGAGAGGAGAAGAGGTCTTGTGGGGGGGGGGTAGGACCGAGAGGGAGAGAGGTTGTCTCTCGGTGGGAGGCGTCGgtggggtgccccccccccccccgagcggtTGGTGGGAGGACCGCTCGgtcctggcggcggcggcggaagggaaaCGGGAGGAGGGGTTCGAtcgctagggtttggcccctCCTGGGGATTTATACCCCAGGGAGGGGGTGGGCCGAATAGGGGGGCTTGGTAGGCCCAATTCGGCCAGGGGttccctttccttttttttaaatacattcttttcattattatttctaattctttttattattctttttattattaaatcttatttactttcttttataattcattatatatacttttaattcattcttttatttatttattttcatttactatatttcttttatttatttgatttaaagctccacttttaaatatataggggttacccataattcctaaagtgcctgatttgatattataatccgctagggaatttttataactctccGACATTTTTTACTTCAACAACATAAAAATCTTTTCTCGTCcgactttaattttaagtttcgaactttgattcggtttcaaccaacatgagatcattgatataattaacgatgacgtggcatcattagcgcgggatcaatgtcgcttaattacaatcatcactgtagcaaaagtcgaggatgtcacaaatgGGTTATGTGATCGCTGTGCATGGTTTTGCATTGATTTGAGAATCCAAATATGAGATATGTGGATACGGGGAGCGAAATCTAAGTGGTCGTCCGGATGCGCCCGCAGGCGCGTCCAGGGACATATAGGGGACCGGATTTGCCTAGACTGGGTGTAAACGCTAATATATTTTCACATCCTACGATATTCATTTTCCTTAGCATAAAAAACTTTAGTACTGAAATACAAAAGTTTAAACAAAACATTGTTTTCAAACATAGCCTAAGTGTATTGTTCACTTATTTTAGTACGTATATAATTTATATCGAAATATccaatatattttatatttatgaacagagggagtatcatTCTTAAGGAGCAAATGGAAATGGCATGCGTAGAGAAATATGCTTAGTGGAGCAACACGAATAAATGAACCGTTCGTCGGCTCTGTGAGCTTGTAAAGTTCAAGCTAGGCAAACCGCGTCCATATGAAAATGTGTGTTCCATATAGTAAAATCTTAAGATGGGGCTGCCTGGTGATCTCTGATCTGAACTAGAGCAGATATAgaaatgtgaacattgagtctatcatatatataattcatttaTTTCCCTCAACGCTATTTTTgtcttttttgaaaaaaatgtacTCCCTCTGATCTATATTAATTTTCGTTGCTTTAGTATCATTCATTCACGATTTACATCGATCCATTCATTGATAGGAGAATCGAAAATTCCGTTCAGCAATTCTGCAATTTTATTTATTTACAGATTGCAGTAGAAAAATCATAACCAAGGCTCTACCAAAAACTCACAAAAACAAAAAACTCTACCGTAATCAGCTTGATCGAGGACACACACGAGGGAACTAAAATGGTCAAACAGAGGAACTAATTCTGGCAAAGAAAAAAACACGATGAAaggcgccatcaccattcatggtTGGGAACTACATCTACTGCTACTAGTATTTGCTGACAAAAATAGAGTAATTAACCGGGAGATCTGGAGCTCAGCTAGCCTTGCATGTATGCATGCGTTGCGACGTACGTCGACGGATTGTCTTACGTGCATACATGCACCGACCAGGCCAGTCAATCCTTCACCTCTCTTGTCTCTGCACGTACATACGAAGTCCCCGAAATGAAGCATGATGATAAAACATGAAGAAATAAAGAGAAACTAGCTCCGATTATTGCATGGACCGATGCGCCGTGATCGATCATCGCCTAGTTCATGCATGTCGATTAAGTCAACTGGTAATCCGGATACGCCGTTCTCATCGCCTCCACCATCGACGGGGAGAACACCGCCACAGAGGCGGCGCCGTCGTGCATGTTCGCCGGGCCGCCAAGCGACGCGGCTTCCACCGTGGGCGGGAAGTGGCCATAGAGGCCACCCCTAGAGGCGCAGAGCAGGTGCTGCTGATGCTCCGATGGCGCGAACAGCGGGATGTCCGGCATGAAGTGCGCGTGATCCAGCTGCGCCGGCGGCGGCATCAGCTGAGGTGGATCCATGTACTGGGGcagaggcggcggtggtggcacGGCACTGGCATGGGCATTGGCGCAGCTCTCcgtcgacgaggacgacgactcgTCCTGCGCGGCGCCGGTGACGGCTGACGCAGCGGCGGCGCTCTCGAGTCCGGTGAGCTTCTGCACGATGGACATGAAGTCGCGCGGGCTGGTGCGGATCACCTTGGGGGAGTGCGTGTAGATAATGacaggctgctgctgctgctgctgctgctgcttcggcCTCGGCGCCGGCCGATGCTGGCCgacgccgggggaggaggagacggaggagttGGTGGACGAGGAGGAGGGCGGCGAGGACGCGGATGCCCCGGCCACGGCGCCCTTGTGTATGAGGTGGGAGTCCCTGTGGATCTTGAACggagtggtggcggcggcgacagCTTGCTGGCGCTGCCCGCCGGCGCCGAAGCCGGGCTGCCGGGGCGACGTGGGGCTCATCGACGGATCGGAGGTGGCAGTTAGGTAGCGAGTGGACGCGCGCGCGCCGTGCGTGTATAAATAGGGAGGGCTGGGGATTGGTGTCCGCGCGTACATGTCGGGGATATTTAGTTGGTTACGCCCTTGTTGGTTACACACTTGTAGAACAGCGCATCGAAGGAAATGGACCCCAATGAGATTAGCAACCGTCGACGACCCGTGGCCCACCATGTCCGTGAGCAACAGTGCAGTAGTACTACGGTCTCTGTTTGGTAAGCTTTGGGTAGGAAAGCAGAGTGTGGACGTCCTCAACACACGGGTATATGAACCCATTTTTTAAATGAATTTTTAAGCGTGTTTTACAATGTTAAGAAATTTAAAATAGAACTCCATGCATACATCTTTGCAATGTGTGTCCACAACATTGCACAACATAAAGTTTTgtgaaaatatatattttattctGAGACAAATTTC encodes:
- the LOC123399167 gene encoding VQ motif-containing protein 20-like, translating into MYARTPIPSPPYLYTHGARASTRYLTATSDPSMSPTSPRQPGFGAGGQRQQAVAAATTPFKIHRDSHLIHKGAVAGASASSPPSSSSTNSSVSSSPGVGQHRPAPRPKQQQQQQQQPVIIYTHSPKVIRTSPRDFMSIVQKLTGLESAAAASAVTGAAQDESSSSSTESCANAHASAVPPPPPLPQYMDPPQLMPPPAQLDHAHFMPDIPLFAPSEHQQHLLCASRGGLYGHFPPTVEAASLGGPANMHDGAASVAVFSPSMVEAMRTAYPDYQLT